A stretch of the Nothobranchius furzeri strain GRZ-AD chromosome 5, NfurGRZ-RIMD1, whole genome shotgun sequence genome encodes the following:
- the lasp1 gene encoding LIM and SH3 domain protein 1 isoform X3 produces the protein MRLTGSSWPRLLVPPCKEAPPPTQHYPKTNFTCVADTPENLRLKQQSKMQSQVHYREDFEKNKGKGFSVVADTPELQRIKKTQDQISNIKYHEEFEKRKVGGDAPLTPSSPNQGAYQSPAASQNFHFEPAPEPVRQAAAAPPPSSGKRYRAVYDYVAADDDEVSFMDGDVIVDVQQIDEGWMYGRVERTGQQGMLPANYVEAI, from the exons GTCTCACAGGGTCAAGCTGGCCACGTCTCCTGGTTCCACCGTGCAAAGAGGCCCCTCCTCCCACACA ACACTACCCCAAGACAAACTTCACCTGTGTGGCTGATACTCCAGAAAACCTCCGCCTCAAACAGCAGAGCAAGATGCAAAGCCAG GTCCACTACAGGGAGGATTTTGAGAAGAACAAAGGAAAAGGTTTCAGCGTGGTTGCAGACACGCCAGAGCTGCAGAGAATTAAGAAAACGCAGGACCAAATCAGCAAT ATTAAGTACCACGAGGAGTTCGAGAAGAGGAAGGTGGGAGGAGATGCTCCACTTACACCGAGCAGCCCCAACCAAG GAGCTTACCAGtctcctgcagcctctcagaactTCCACTTTGAGCCTGCTCCTGAACCAGTGCGCCAGGCAGCTGCTGCCCCTCCTCCCAGTTCTGGG AAACGATACAGGGCAGTTTACGACTACGTTGCAGCCGATGACGACGAGGTGTCCTTCATGGATGGAGACGTGATCGTAGACGTTCAGCAGATCGACGAAGGCTGGATGTACGGTCGCGTGGAGCGCACGGGCCAGCAGGGCATGCTGCCTGCCAACTACGTGGAGGCCATCTGA
- the lasp1 gene encoding LIM and SH3 domain protein 1 isoform X1 produces the protein MEFTRWIAHGTASSEREERAAEGGNVLCCPWINGVGSDATISVSSEDVCSCKQNRQQGLTGSSWPRLLVPPCKEAPPPTQHYPKTNFTCVADTPENLRLKQQSKMQSQVHYREDFEKNKGKGFSVVADTPELQRIKKTQDQISNIKYHEEFEKRKVGGDAPLTPSSPNQGAYQSPAASQNFHFEPAPEPVRQAAAAPPPSSGKRYRAVYDYVAADDDEVSFMDGDVIVDVQQIDEGWMYGRVERTGQQGMLPANYVEAI, from the exons atggagtttacacgttggattgcgcatgggactgcatcatcggagagggaagagcgggcagcagagggcggtaACGTGCTCTGCTGCCcttggataaacggagtaggaagtgacgccaccatcagcgtcagctctgaagatgtttgcagctgcaaacaaaaccgtcagcaag GTCTCACAGGGTCAAGCTGGCCACGTCTCCTGGTTCCACCGTGCAAAGAGGCCCCTCCTCCCACACA ACACTACCCCAAGACAAACTTCACCTGTGTGGCTGATACTCCAGAAAACCTCCGCCTCAAACAGCAGAGCAAGATGCAAAGCCAG GTCCACTACAGGGAGGATTTTGAGAAGAACAAAGGAAAAGGTTTCAGCGTGGTTGCAGACACGCCAGAGCTGCAGAGAATTAAGAAAACGCAGGACCAAATCAGCAAT ATTAAGTACCACGAGGAGTTCGAGAAGAGGAAGGTGGGAGGAGATGCTCCACTTACACCGAGCAGCCCCAACCAAG GAGCTTACCAGtctcctgcagcctctcagaactTCCACTTTGAGCCTGCTCCTGAACCAGTGCGCCAGGCAGCTGCTGCCCCTCCTCCCAGTTCTGGG AAACGATACAGGGCAGTTTACGACTACGTTGCAGCCGATGACGACGAGGTGTCCTTCATGGATGGAGACGTGATCGTAGACGTTCAGCAGATCGACGAAGGCTGGATGTACGGTCGCGTGGAGCGCACGGGCCAGCAGGGCATGCTGCCTGCCAACTACGTGGAGGCCATCTGA